TATGTGATACTCATTGTATTTCTGTTGGAAAGCTCTACTCTAGGTAATAGCTTCCTCATCTGCCAACAAATCTCCATATGCTTTCTAAATTTGTCAAAATCATTTGTGTACTAATAACCccactctcatttttttctttttttcctttctgctggtatggatttattttctacttttatactGTCACATATTGGGTGCGGAGGGGGTAGGAGGGAATTTGCCATCTTGCATGTGAAGCTGCTTCTAATTTCTGACCTGTCAGAGTAGTCACTTACTATCACCAAATAATTTAATTGATCACAGGGCCTATTTGCAGTCCTGCTTAGAGGGAAAGTCAAggagcttcttttttttttttttttttttttagagaaagagaattttaatatttattttttagttttcggcagacacaagatctttgtttgtatgtggtgcagaggatcgaacccgggccgcacgcatgccaggcgagcgcgctaccgcttgagccacatccccagccccatcaaggAGCTTCTTAAACTATCCATTGTCCTATATATAGAACACCTATAAAAAATTTAAGTTGACCAACAATATACTAATTATGCTCTTCTAAAAAtcaatattgtttttattctttagagaAAAGTAATAGGTGAATGATTACAGCAtttgaaatatacatatttgaaaatatgtataaaggctatatatgctccagattatgatttccaatttattttaacGCACCTGTGTCAGTTTCATTGAAAtagtcacaaaatttaaaaatagggacTTAATCGGTAAAGTACTTGCTTTTAAGGTTGAATCTGtttaccttttattttcatttaagtgCCACACACTCATTCCTATAAGGTATCCTGAAGGATGTTTTAGGAATTTCTATTGCAGTCTTTTTTCTTGCCTCCACACAAtcactatccttttttttttttttttcctatacaaaaTTATACTGATCTGTTCAGAACCAGGCATCATGCTGGGTTTTGTTTCAAAGACTAAAAGTATGAAAGCCCCTGTCATcccactactcaggaggctgaagtaggaggatggagtgtttgaggccagcctgggtagctTAGGGAAagcttgtctcaaagtaaatttTACAAAGCtaaggggatatagctcagtggtagagcatttgcctagtactCTGAAGACCCTGGATTGCTGGTAATCCCTGTAATCCCACAGGTTCTgtaggccgaggcaggaggatcacaagttcaaagccagcctcagcaatttagcgaggctctaagcaactcagtgaaaccctgtctctaaataaaatataaaaaagtgctggggatgtggctcactggtagagtgcatgccaggcatgtgtgaagcactgggtttgattttcatcactgcatataaataaatgaataaaataaaagttcatcaatatctaaaaaaatatttaaaaaaaaaaaaagcgctgagaatgtggcttagtggttgagtgcccctgggttcaatccccagtaccaaaaataaataaattaaaaaatttatgaatCTTACTATTTTAATGTGTGGCTGAGAGATGAGGATCAATATAAGCTATGTTACTTAGGGAAagttaaggaaactgaggctcatagaCGTTAAGTAACTTACCAGGTAtagtgtcacatgcctataatcccagtgggcgggagtctgaggcaggaggataataagttcaaagccagcctcagcaaattagtgaggccctaagcaattcagcaagaccatgtctctaaataaaatataaaaaagtctggggatgtgactcagtggttaagggcccttgGTTTTAATCATTGGTATGCctcccacaaaaaaattaaaaaataaatgttaaataactggggttggggacatagctcagttggtagagtgcttgccttgcatgtacaaggtcttgggttcaatccccaacaccattaaaaaaaaaaaagttaagtaactTATCCTAAATCACAGACCTAGTCAGTGGCAAAGCTGAGATTTTAATCCAGGCCTCTTTGACCTCAAatgttgttattatatttttttaaagacaagttctcactatTTTGCCCAGGATGTTCCTGAAATCCTGGGAACAagcagtcctgcctcagcctccctagtagctagAACTACAGGATTGTACCTGTAGCACCTGGCTAAGATTATACTCTTGACTATAGTTCTCTATATATCTTACCTAACCTTACCTCAGAAAAGATAGTGACATCCCTGGAAAACAAAAGCCCAAACAGGCTGTTACTTGCCCCCAACATTTAGGTATCCCTTTTTGGGTccccaggaaaaaagaaaaaagataaagaaaaaattgcCTCCACAGTGGCCACaccttgtaatctcagcaacttgggaggctgaggcaggaggattgcaaattcaaagtcagccttagcaacttagtgaggctctgtctcaaaatttaaaaagggccagggaagtagctcagtggttaagtgcccatgggttcaatccccaataccaaaaaaagaagtaaaaaaaatattgttgttAAGAAGTATATCACTGTCTGTCATTGACCCTAACCTTTTGGAGACACCCCCTCACTGGAGGCCTTTTGAGGTTGTGTAATTCTAGGGACCTGAGGAAATTGAGAGGCCTCAAGCTGAATAAAAGGGAATACCTGCCAGCTGGCCGTGGTGGTATGCACCTGTGTTCCCGGCTACTTGGAAGGCTGCAGTGGGAGGGTTGCTTGAGTCCAGGTGTTCTGGGCTATAGTGCATATGCTGATTGGGTGTTTATACTCAGTTCACCATATTGATGACTTCCTGGAAGTGAGgaaccacttttttttctttcttagttgcCTAAGAAAGAGTGAAGGccagttttgggttttttttgtttttgtttttggtactgggtattaaacctaagggcactttaccactgagccacatccccacccctttttattttttagtttgaaacccagggtctcactaaattgcttagggcttcactaagttgctgaaactggctttgaactatgatcttcctgcctcagccattgGTTTTACAGGGATATTCCATGTATTGTTCTTACCCAGGAATAGTTGGAAgaaaaatcatctctagattactgtgtgtgtgtgtgtgtgtgtgtgtgtgtgtggtggttgtggggatggaacccagggtcttggtcatgctaggcaagcactttaccactgagctatatccccagccctttttaaattttattttgaggtggtttacacctgtaatcccaaggacttgggaaactgagacaggaagatcacaaatttgaggccagccttagcacccaagcaagaccctgtctccaaagaaaagaaaagggaaaaaaaaagggatgtagctcactgttaaagtgcccctgataccaaaaaaaaaaagtttgagacaagctctcactaaattgacaaggctggcctctaacttgcaattcCTGCCTCAGTTCCTCAAGTTGCTAGAATTCTAGGCATGCAACACCGTGCCTGGCTTTTAATCCCTAATACAAcagtaaatgctatgtaaaatgTTGTTATACTCTGGAGAATAATGATAAGGAATAAAAGCCTGTACATGATAAGTTCAGTACAGGCTTAACCATTGTAGGCCTAAATGCAGCTGCACTCATTAacaatgtaactttttttttttttttaaacaggggtACTCAGGGTTAAACCcagtaaatgctatgtaaaatgTTGTTAGATAAGGAGGTGCACCTTatcccactgagttacatcccagccctttttattttgttttgagacagggtctttttaaattgcttagggcctcaccaagttgctgaggctggcctcaaactttcagtcctgcctcaacctccctggGTTTATGAgagtatgccactgtgcccagcactatGTAACATTATTTGCTGGGTATTTTCAGTCTGGGTCTGGTTGAACCTATAAATATGAAATCCACAGATAAGGAAGACCCACTATATTCTTCTAGGCTGTGGGTTTAGgtagtttttttggggggcaggtgggtaccagggattgaactcaggggcatcagccactgagccacatcctcagccctatttgtattttgtttagagacagggtctcactgagttgctcagcacctcactgttcctgaggctggccttgaactccccatccttcctgcctcagcctcccaagccactgggattacaggcgtgcaccactaagCCCGTGTTTATGtagtttttttcctaatgaaGTACTGTCTACACACTCAGAAAAACTCTTGACTGATTAGCTCCAGCCCTGCCTGGGGGTGCTTCTGAGAAGGGATTTGTACCATTTAAGGGTCTATTTTACTGCCTACAGTGTACTAcatagatacaaaataaatattcatccCTAAATTGCCCTCTTCTGCAAACTAAAGAGCCACTTCTCACATATGCACCCAATTATACAATGTGTAcctctttttttgtggtggtctaatttttttttttttggatactgggggttgaacccacaggtactttaccactgagctatatccccattattttatttatttgtttatttattggtaccagtgattgaatccagggttgctttaccactaggccacatcctcagctctttttttattttttgaaacaagacctcactaagttgtgagactagctttgaatttataatcctcccacctcagcctcccaaatctctgggattacaggaatgcaccactgcacccagtttgtttatatatttttaaggttttttttttggttttttttttgtagttgtagttggagagtgtgccttttttttatgtgcttattttttgtatatggtgcctcacatgtgctaggcaagtgctctgctactgatccccagccccaaccccacccagtttattttttattttgagacagggtgttactgagttgctgaaggtctcattaaattgtaaggctgacctcaaatttgcaattctcctatgtcagcctcccaagctgctgggattacaggcatgcatcctGTGCTGgatttatgtatacttttaactaattaattattggtagtgatttttttgtttgtttgtttttacattatCTGTCTTGGTCTCTGGTACCAGAAGAGCTAGAGGTGAGCCTTGGCTCCATTTCTTCCTTACTAATTGTGTAACCTTTGAGAATTTACTTCACTTCTCCGAGTTACAGTTTACTCAGCTGAAAAGGAGACAAAAATAACAGTAtctaattcctttttttcttataagaaaaaataagaggatGCATGTAAAGTATTTAGTACCTAGAATATAGGCTGTACCCAATAAATGCAGGCTGCATTTAGATTGTGGGGCAGGGACTTGTCTCTTGTTCCCTGCCATATTCCCAATGCTCATGACACACTCAATGCTAAGGGGAGCATTGATGTGAGGATGGATGATTGGACAGATGTCTAAATCCTCCCATTGTAGCATCCAGGAgagctgagacccagagaggaaaGCAGAGTCCCCTCTGAGGCTCGGGGTTGGGATCCTGGCCCACAGTCAGGCCTGCCCATACCACTGTTTTCCCCAGCAGGTTTGGGATGTACATTCCATTCCTACAGCTGAACTGTGATCTCCGCAAGACAAACCTCTTCAGCCACATGGCCTCCGTGGGGCCCCGGGAGGCAGTCAGTGGCCTGGCAAGAAGTCGAGACTACCTGCTGACACTTCGGGAGACATGGAAGCAGCACACACGACAGCTATATGGCCCGGAAGCCATGCCCACTCATGCCTGCTGCCTGTCACCCAGCCTCATCCGCAGCGAAGTGGAGTTCCTTAAGATGGACTTCAATTGGCGCATGAAGGAAGTGCTCGTCAGCTCCATGCTGAGTGCCTATTATGTGGCCTTTGTACCTGTCTGGTTTGTGAAGGTATACAGCTCAGTCCAGAGAGTGAAAAAGCCTGGCTGGGGCCTTATCCTGCTGCTTATCCCACACGGGTCTGTTTCTATAAATAACTCTTCTGTTTTTGATGGGGTTTCCCATCTGTTCTCATCTGGAGCATTACAGTGACAGTTGTCTCCATTTTGGAGTGCAGAGAATGAGGCTTCCTGAAAGGAAGTAACCTATCCAAGGTCACTTAGCCAATGAGGGAGACATGGCATTGTTATTCACAGTGTTTGATGAGAAAGAGCAGTGACTTTGTATTTCAGTGGCTGTTTTGACAGCAAGCATGTCACAATATCCTGCTTTGTTCTTAAGTAGGGAAGCAAGGATTCATCCAGATCTGAGACACTTCAAAAATCTGTGTTTGTCTTATATGGCCTTCAAGGAAGGTACCTGCACATTTAGGACTTCATGCCTTTTGAGCACTTACAACATACTAGGATGTGTCATGTGTATTATAATCCTTCTGATGCATCTTAGAGTGCTCTTACCTGCATTTAAAAGATGAGGACAATAAAGCACATTGGCTTGCCCAAAGTCAAATAGTTAATATGCAGAGGAGCCAAGATTTGAGTTTATGTCTCTTGGACCCTGCAGCCTGTACTCTGGCTCAGAGCAGGGGCAATGGGAgcaatttttctttatagaaaactGACTAGTTGGCACAGGATCTAAACCTTCTTTGTTAGGTGTGATTCTTGGTATCAGGCCATCCTGAGGTCTCCCCAGGACTGTCCTAACCTCTAAGGCAGGTAGAATCAGGGAAGAGAGGGAGTGAGGCTGTTAGGAACATCCCAAGCCTTACCTACCTCCTTTTGTTCCCAGAACACACATTACTACGACAAGCGTTGGTCCTGTGAGCTCTTCCTGCTAGTGTCCATCAGCACCTCAGTGATCCTCATGCAACACCTGCTTCCTGCCAGCTACTGCGACCTGCTGCACAAGGCTGCTGCCCATTTGGGCTGCTGGCAGAAGGTGGACCCTGCGCTATGCTCCAACGTGCTACAGCACCCGTGAGTTgcccctcctggctctgcccaaccccagccctcctggtcAGTGTCTGGTGTCACCTGCCCATTTGCTCACTTCAGTGAATAGTTATTGAGCTTGTTTTGAGTATTAGGTCTTACATGCAGGGTAGGGTGTGGTGGGGCCCAAGACAGAAGTGTTCCCTGTCCTTGGGGAGCTTGTAGTGTACTGGGGATGGGAGGCGGGCAGGTGGTAAATCCATGTACTCATTGGTTGCCTCATTcactggcttatttatttattcactcattgacTGACTTGCTCATGAggtcattcactcattcattcattcattccttgtTCACTCCTTTCTCACATGCTCACTTAACCACTCATCATCAAATTATCTGCTCTTTCAGTAGACATCTGCTTCTACCTACTCTGTGCCAAACTGGGTTCTATGTATCAGGCAGAGGAACTTGCACTTTGACCTACAGGCTAAGGGGAGCAGTAGAGGATTTTGAACAGCAGAGGTGTTTCAAGGTGTGCTTTAGAAACATCAGCCTGGGACAGGATGTGGTGCTATGTTAGCTAATAGGGAACCCTGGCCAGGGAAGGAGGGCCACCACGAGGAAATGACGAAATCCTTAACAAGTTTACAGACTGGTGGGGGAGAGACACATGTAAGTAAATAGTTAGAACGAGTGAGGCGAAAGAGGCCTAGCTGCAGGATGCACTACTCCCAGAGCAGAGGCAGATGTTACCTTGCTCAGGAACCGTGAGTTGCTGAGCTGTCCTCCCCTTAGCCTGGCTTATTCTTCATTGCTGCCAAATGTTTCTACACCCTTTATCAAAGTACTTTTTGCCCCAGGTTATACTAATTTTCCTGCCTGTGTTCCCCCATCAGGCTGAAGTTCCTCAAGGTTAGGACCACCTCTGAAATCGCATTTGAGTCTTGAGCCCAAGACAAGGCCTGGCAGAGGAGGCCCATAGGATAGGTTTATAGAGGTAGGCCCACTGAGGAGCAAAAATGTACAGGGAGGCCACACAAGCCAAGCCTCCTGGCATTGGTCCTCCTTGCTTATCAGGGTCCTTTTCTGTCCTGTCCAGGTATCCAGAAAAGCGACTGAATGGGCCAAAGGAGGATTGACTTAGCCTTAGGCTCTGAGGTGGGGAAAGAGTAGAAAGATAGAACATAGCTTAATGTGAGCATAAACTGATCTACAGCTCACTAAGGTCTTCAGATAAGATCTAGGCTCCTTGGCATGGTTTCCCAGCTGATGAACTGAGTCCTGCCAACCTTTCtgctcatctctctttttttttttttggtgggttctggggattgaacttagggcttttgtgcatgcgaggcaagcactctaccaactgagctatatcccctgccctctgcccatctcttactgtgccctaaTTCATATTCTGCTCTAGCCAGACCAAACTGACCCAGGTCTTCAGATGCTTTATATATTTCTGCATCCAGCTTTTGCCCACAATGTATCTTTGGTTGgaatgctctttttttctttgattgattgattcctATCCATCCATTAGTACTTTGCTTCTTCCAGGAACACTTTACTGACCACCTCAGAATGGGTTCAGGCCATGCAAAGTtgcacctgcctataatcccactcactcaaaggctgaggcaggtgttGTTCCAGGCCAGTTCTGCAAcatagtgagattctgtctcaaaataaaatattttctaaaaggaccagggatgtagctcaatggtagaatgcttacctcgcatgagcaagaccctgggttcaatccccagcactggaaaaaataataataataataaggaaatgaCTGACGAAATCCTTAACAAGTTTATAGACTGGTGGGGGAGAGACATGTAAGTAAATACTTAGAACCAGTGAGGTGAAAGAGGCCTAGCTGCAGGATGCACTACACCCAGAGCACCTTCCCCTATGGGGAACCCATCCCTTGAGCACCCCATAGTACCTAGTACCATACTTATTGTACTTAACGCTTTCTGCTGTGTTTACTTAGTTTCCTGTCTGCCATTCTAGGACTGAAAGCTTCTGGAGGTCAAGCACCTGCCCTATTTAAACCTCAGCTTTCTCCCCTGACCCCTGCCAGAGTTGCCTGGCTTATGATAGATACATTGCAAAGTTTTTGTGGTTTTTATGTAtagtcttctcttttctttctttctcctttttttggggaggggagtTAA
This sequence is a window from Marmota flaviventris isolate mMarFla1 chromosome 10, mMarFla1.hap1, whole genome shotgun sequence. Protein-coding genes within it:
- the Tmem39b gene encoding transmembrane protein 39B isoform X7 — encoded protein: MSSSFLVFSLILLEYIIRFGMYIPFLQLNCDLRKTNLFSHMASVGPREAVSGLARSRDYLLTLRETWKQHTRQLYGPEAMPTHACCLSPSLIRSEVEFLKMDFNWRMKEVLVSSMLSAYYVAFVPVWFVKNTHYYDKRWSCELFLLVSISTSVILMQHLLPASYCDLLHKAAAHLGCWQKVDPALCSNVLQHPWTEECMWPQGVLVKHSKNVYKAVGHYNVAIPSDVSHFRFHFFFSKPLRILNILLLLEGAVIVYQLYSLMSSEKWHQTISLALILFSNYYAFFKLLRDRLVLGKAYSYSASPQRDLDHRFS
- the Tmem39b gene encoding transmembrane protein 39B isoform X6, with translation MSSSFLVFSLILLEYIISRFGMYIPFLQLNCDLRKTNLFSHMASVGPREAVSGLARSRDYLLTLRETWKQHTRQLYGPEAMPTHACCLSPSLIRSEVEFLKMDFNWRMKEVLVSSMLSAYYVAFVPVWFVKNTHYYDKRWSCELFLLVSISTSVILMQHLLPASYCDLLHKAAAHLGCWQKVDPALCSNVLQHPWTEECMWPQGVLVKHSKNVYKAVGHYNVAIPSDVSHFRFHFFFSKPLRILNILLLLEGAVIVYQLYSLMSSEKWHQTISLALILFSNYYAFFKLLRDRLVLGKAYSYSASPQRDLDHRFS
- the Tmem39b gene encoding transmembrane protein 39B isoform X8, giving the protein MYIPFLQLNCDLRKTNLFSHMASVGPREAVSGLARSRDYLLTLRETWKQHTRQLYGPEAMPTHACCLSPSLIRSEVEFLKMDFNWRMKEVLVSSMLSAYYVAFVPVWFVKNTHYYDKRWSCELFLLVSISTSVILMQHLLPASYCDLLHKAAAHLGCWQKVDPALCSNVLQHPWTEECMWPQGVLVKHSKNVYKAVGHYNVAIPSDVSHFRFHFFFSKPLRILNILLLLEGAVIVYQLYSLMSSEKWHQTISLALILFSNYYAFFKLLRDRLVLGKAYSYSASPQRDLDHRFS
- the Tmem39b gene encoding transmembrane protein 39B isoform X5; the encoded protein is MLRPTGGRRGPNRTSYCRNPLCEPGSSGGSGGGHTSSASVTSVRSRTRFGMYIPFLQLNCDLRKTNLFSHMASVGPREAVSGLARSRDYLLTLRETWKQHTRQLYGPEAMPTHACCLSPSLIRSEVEFLKMDFNWRMKEVLVSSMLSAYYVAFVPVWFVKNTHYYDKRWSCELFLLVSISTSVILMQHLLPASYCDLLHKAAAHLGCWQKVDPALCSNVLQHPWTEECMWPQGVLVKHSKNVYKAVGHYNVAIPSDVSHFRFHFFFSKPLRILNILLLLEGAVIVYQLYSLMSSEKWHQTISLALILFSNYYAFFKLLRDRLVLGKAYSYSASPQRDLDHRFS